One stretch of Micromonospora echinospora DNA includes these proteins:
- a CDS encoding AAA family ATPase, with protein MAEPDLTLTATLRPAALDARRGVVRLHPEVLTALALRPGDPVRLTGRRTTAGIAAAADPNTSDVLLHADDLLLGNLGLRAGGQVTVSPLPATPARRLTLAGPAAVVAAVPPEMLRLALLGKVVTPGDDVSLLPQDVLPDAAVRGLIEAARRSLASSVGYAWTSTLLNVVSAEPTTGALVTMDTVVGWEHGPATRGSGPVSPAPGAPVSASSAAPAGTEQAEGLLGPEDAPDVDELPGLRAQAEELTELLDLGFHHREVLGRLGTTVSLGVLVEGPAGSGKSALVRAVAARVGAGLRPLWAPELAALTNDAAARRLREAASAVRAGGPAVLLVTDVEAIAPADEPGPLATVFRQVVAETLRAGVAVVCTSGRPEAVDPGLRGPDLLALRITVPLPDAALRREQLTVLTRQVPLADDVRLDEVAGRTPGFVAADLAALVREAGVRAALRQKTAETPTVAMPDFTEALEVVRPTTMSASTLELASVTLDDVGGLHDVKQTLTESVLWPLTYPDTFARLGVTPPRGVLLYGPPGCGKTYLVTALAGSGRANVLSVKGAELLSKWVGESERAVRELFRRARQAAPTLVFLDEVDALAPVRGQASDGGTTDRVVAALLTELDGVEALRNVVVVGATNRPELVDPALLRPGRLERLVYVPPPDGPARAEILRAAARGVPLAPDVDLDALGAELDGFSAADCTALVREAALAAMRESLNASTVTAAHVGAARDRVRPSLDPVQLAHLESYAAGRS; from the coding sequence GACGCTGCGGCCGGCCGCGCTCGACGCCCGCCGCGGCGTGGTACGCCTGCACCCGGAGGTGCTCACCGCGCTGGCGCTGCGCCCCGGCGACCCGGTGCGGCTGACCGGCCGCCGGACGACAGCCGGCATCGCTGCCGCTGCCGACCCGAACACCAGCGACGTCCTGCTGCACGCCGACGACCTGCTGCTCGGCAACCTCGGGCTGCGGGCCGGCGGCCAGGTGACGGTGAGCCCGCTGCCGGCCACCCCGGCGCGCCGGCTCACGCTGGCCGGCCCGGCCGCGGTGGTCGCCGCGGTCCCGCCGGAGATGCTGCGGCTCGCGCTGCTGGGCAAGGTCGTCACCCCCGGCGACGACGTCTCGCTGCTGCCGCAGGACGTGCTCCCGGACGCCGCCGTGCGCGGCCTGATCGAGGCCGCGCGGCGCAGTCTCGCCAGTTCCGTCGGGTACGCCTGGACCAGCACGCTGCTCAACGTCGTGTCCGCCGAGCCGACGACCGGCGCGCTCGTCACCATGGACACGGTGGTGGGCTGGGAGCACGGTCCGGCCACCCGAGGCTCCGGGCCGGTGTCCCCGGCCCCGGGCGCGCCCGTCTCCGCTTCCTCGGCCGCGCCGGCCGGGACGGAACAGGCCGAGGGCCTGCTCGGCCCGGAGGACGCCCCCGACGTCGACGAGCTGCCCGGCCTGCGTGCCCAGGCCGAGGAGCTGACCGAGCTGCTGGACCTGGGCTTCCACCACCGCGAGGTGCTGGGCCGGCTCGGCACCACCGTCTCGCTCGGCGTGCTGGTGGAGGGACCGGCGGGCTCGGGCAAGTCCGCGCTCGTGCGCGCCGTGGCCGCCCGGGTCGGCGCGGGTCTGCGCCCGCTCTGGGCACCGGAGCTGGCCGCGCTCACGAACGACGCCGCGGCCCGCAGACTCCGTGAGGCGGCGTCGGCGGTACGCGCCGGCGGACCGGCGGTGCTGCTGGTCACCGACGTGGAGGCGATCGCCCCGGCCGACGAGCCGGGTCCGCTGGCGACCGTGTTCCGGCAGGTGGTCGCCGAGACGCTGCGGGCCGGCGTGGCGGTGGTCTGCACCAGCGGGCGGCCCGAGGCGGTGGACCCGGGGCTGCGCGGCCCGGATCTGCTGGCGCTGCGGATCACCGTGCCGCTGCCCGACGCGGCGCTGCGCCGGGAACAGCTGACGGTGCTCACCCGGCAGGTGCCGCTGGCCGACGACGTCCGGCTGGACGAGGTGGCCGGCCGTACCCCCGGGTTCGTCGCGGCGGACCTGGCGGCGCTCGTCCGCGAGGCCGGGGTGCGCGCGGCGCTGCGGCAGAAGACGGCGGAGACGCCGACGGTGGCGATGCCGGACTTCACCGAGGCGCTGGAGGTGGTCCGGCCGACGACCATGTCCGCGTCCACGCTGGAGCTGGCGTCGGTGACGCTCGACGACGTGGGCGGGCTGCACGACGTCAAGCAGACGCTCACCGAGTCGGTGCTCTGGCCGCTCACCTACCCGGACACGTTCGCCCGGCTGGGCGTGACGCCGCCGCGCGGCGTGCTGCTCTACGGCCCGCCCGGCTGCGGCAAGACCTATCTGGTGACCGCGCTGGCCGGGTCCGGGCGGGCGAACGTGTTGTCGGTGAAGGGTGCCGAGCTGCTCTCCAAGTGGGTGGGTGAGAGCGAGCGGGCGGTCCGGGAGTTGTTCCGCCGCGCCCGCCAGGCCGCGCCCACGCTCGTCTTCCTGGACGAGGTGGACGCGCTGGCCCCGGTGCGCGGGCAGGCCAGCGACGGCGGCACCACCGACCGGGTGGTGGCAGCGCTGCTCACCGAACTGGACGGGGTGGAGGCGCTGCGCAACGTGGTGGTGGTCGGCGCGACGAACCGGCCGGAGCTGGTCGACCCGGCGCTGCTGCGGCCCGGCCGGCTGGAACGCCTGGTCTACGTGCCGCCGCCGGACGGCCCGGCCCGCGCGGAGATCCTCCGCGCCGCCGCCCGGGGCGTACCGCTCGCTCCGGACGTCGACCTCGACGCGCTCGGCGCCGAGCTGGACGGCTTCTCCGCCGCCGACTGCACCGCGCTGGTACGGGAGGCGGCGCTCGCCGCCATGCGGGAGTCGCTCAACGCGAGCACTGTGACTGCGGCGCACGTCGGGGCGGCCCGTGACCGTGTCCGGCCGTCGCTGGACCCGGTGCAGCTCGCGCACCTGGAGTCGTACGCGGCCGGCCGGTCCTGA